Proteins co-encoded in one Rhodococcus sp. PAMC28707 genomic window:
- a CDS encoding 5-oxoprolinase/urea amidolyase family protein, whose product MPTGTTRAKMTVLRPGMLTTVQDWPGRVGYWKVGVPPSGPMDDLSFRLGNVALGNPEGAPGLESAMAGPALSFDADTWVCVTGADARVRVDGVDVAQWRPVLVPADTTLDVGTTTGAGLRVYVLIQGAIDVEPYLGSASTFTLGKFGGHRGGTLCERDILEISTPKDAAERITCIPSEHRPALTTRWSIAVTEGPHGAPEFFTRADMDTLFATDYEVHFNSDRTGVRLIGPKPEWARTDGGEAGLHPSNIHDNAYSVGALDFTGDTPILLGPDGPSLGGFVCPVTVVAAERWKLGQLKAGDTIRFVPVRAAHAAPLGALGVARRAALPFVFSSGGDGDDGVLARREAETCVTYRRSGDDNVLVEYGDMKLDLALRARAHALHQRIEAISPKGLLDLTPGIRSLQVKVDPDVLSIDTVMGLLAEVEDDLPAASELVVPSRTVRMPLSWDDPSTREAIARYMHGVRADAPWCPWNIEFIRRMNGLDSIADVFDTVFAADYMVLGLGDVYLGAPVATPLDPRHRLVTTKYNPARTWTPENAVGIGGAYLCIYGMEGPGGYQFVGRTTQVWNHRYPEQSGPFERESPWLLRFFDRISWYPVEPEELMDLRADTAAGRGGGVEIVDGKFSLAEHEQFLASNSSSIEKFRASQAVAFDAERTAWSAAGEFTTRGNSDAAA is encoded by the coding sequence ATGCCGACCGGCACCACGCGAGCAAAGATGACGGTACTTCGGCCAGGGATGCTGACCACGGTTCAGGACTGGCCCGGACGCGTCGGATACTGGAAGGTCGGGGTGCCGCCGTCCGGGCCGATGGACGACCTCTCGTTCCGCCTGGGCAACGTCGCTCTCGGCAACCCGGAGGGCGCACCGGGACTCGAATCTGCCATGGCTGGACCAGCACTGAGCTTCGACGCAGATACCTGGGTGTGCGTCACCGGCGCCGACGCTCGGGTCCGCGTCGACGGTGTCGACGTCGCGCAGTGGCGTCCGGTATTGGTGCCGGCCGATACGACGCTCGATGTGGGAACGACAACCGGGGCAGGCTTGCGCGTGTACGTACTCATCCAAGGCGCCATCGACGTTGAGCCGTACCTGGGCAGTGCATCGACGTTCACGCTCGGCAAATTCGGTGGACACCGAGGTGGAACTCTCTGCGAGAGAGATATTCTGGAGATCTCGACGCCGAAGGACGCCGCCGAACGCATTACTTGCATTCCTTCCGAACACCGACCGGCACTGACGACGAGGTGGAGCATCGCCGTCACCGAGGGACCGCACGGGGCACCGGAGTTCTTCACGCGCGCAGACATGGACACGTTGTTCGCCACCGACTACGAGGTGCACTTCAACTCCGATCGCACCGGCGTCCGACTCATCGGGCCGAAACCGGAGTGGGCGCGCACGGACGGTGGCGAGGCAGGGCTTCATCCGTCGAACATCCATGACAACGCCTATTCGGTCGGCGCACTCGACTTCACCGGCGACACACCGATTCTGCTCGGCCCGGACGGCCCCAGCCTCGGCGGCTTCGTCTGCCCGGTCACCGTCGTCGCCGCCGAAAGATGGAAGCTCGGGCAGCTCAAAGCTGGAGACACGATCCGGTTCGTACCCGTGCGGGCAGCTCACGCGGCTCCGCTCGGCGCACTCGGTGTTGCACGTCGCGCAGCACTGCCGTTCGTCTTCTCGAGCGGTGGCGACGGCGACGACGGCGTCCTTGCCCGGCGGGAGGCAGAGACCTGCGTGACCTACCGCCGATCGGGAGACGACAACGTGCTGGTGGAGTACGGAGACATGAAGCTGGACCTCGCGCTCCGCGCCCGCGCACACGCACTGCATCAGCGCATCGAGGCGATCTCACCGAAGGGGTTGCTGGACCTGACGCCGGGCATCCGCTCGCTGCAGGTCAAAGTGGATCCTGACGTTCTTTCGATCGACACAGTGATGGGTCTACTGGCCGAGGTGGAAGACGATCTACCCGCCGCTTCGGAGCTCGTGGTCCCGAGCCGTACCGTTCGGATGCCGTTGTCCTGGGACGACCCGTCGACCCGCGAAGCAATTGCGCGCTACATGCACGGAGTGCGAGCGGATGCACCGTGGTGCCCGTGGAACATCGAGTTCATCCGACGAATGAACGGACTCGATTCCATCGCAGACGTTTTCGATACCGTCTTCGCGGCCGACTACATGGTTCTCGGTCTTGGCGACGTCTACCTGGGCGCGCCCGTTGCGACTCCGCTCGATCCGCGGCATCGGCTGGTCACCACCAAGTACAACCCGGCGCGGACCTGGACACCGGAGAACGCCGTCGGGATCGGTGGGGCATATCTGTGCATCTACGGCATGGAAGGGCCCGGCGGATACCAGTTCGTCGGCCGGACGACGCAGGTGTGGAATCACCGATATCCAGAGCAGTCCGGACCGTTCGAGCGCGAGTCTCCCTGGTTGCTGCGGTTCTTCGATCGAATCTCCTGGTACCCAGTCGAGCCCGAGGAGCTGATGGACCTTCGCGCCGACACCGCAGCCGGACGCGGTGGAGGTGTCGAGATCGTCGACGGCAAATTCTCACTCGCTGAACACGAGCAATTCCTCGCGTCGAACAGTTCCTCGATCGAGAAGTTCAGGGCCTCGCAGGCAGTCGCCTTCGACGCCGAACGCACGGCATGGTCCGCGGCAGGCGAGTTCACGACAAGGGGCAATTCCGATGCAGCAGCATGA
- a CDS encoding urea amidolyase associated protein UAAP2, translating to MTITLESGTVVLDQTAEAFGPWSAVVKAGDLLTIVDLHGNQAVDTLVYAAHDHTIRYSAAATVVAQQNLFLSTGSVLRSDDSAALMTIVADEVGNHDTVGGACSQESNTLRYGHHTQHQHACVENFLAEGSKWGLGKRDLVSNINFFMNVPVDADGTIGIVDGLSAPGKSLTLRAEIDTLVLVSNCPQINNPCNGFDPTAVRMIVTRP from the coding sequence ATGACAATCACTCTCGAATCAGGCACGGTAGTGCTGGATCAGACCGCCGAAGCTTTCGGCCCATGGTCGGCCGTCGTGAAGGCCGGAGATCTGCTGACGATCGTCGATCTGCACGGCAACCAGGCCGTCGACACACTGGTCTACGCGGCGCACGATCACACCATCCGCTATAGCGCGGCCGCAACCGTGGTCGCGCAGCAGAACCTCTTTCTGAGCACCGGCAGCGTGCTGCGCAGCGATGATTCGGCAGCGTTGATGACGATCGTCGCCGACGAAGTAGGCAATCACGACACGGTAGGCGGCGCCTGCTCACAGGAATCGAACACGCTACGGTACGGGCATCACACGCAGCATCAACACGCATGCGTCGAGAACTTCCTGGCCGAAGGTTCCAAATGGGGCCTCGGCAAGCGGGATCTGGTGTCCAACATCAACTTCTTCATGAATGTTCCCGTCGATGCAGACGGAACAATCGGAATCGTCGACGGGCTGTCAGCACCGGGTAAGTCGCTGACGTTGCGAGCCGAGATCGATACTCTGGTACTCGTCTCGAACTGCCCGCAAATCAACAACCCGTGCAACGGATTCGACCCCACCGCTGTCCGCATGATCGTGACACGACCATGA
- a CDS encoding urea amidolyase associated protein UAAP1: protein MSTATTLAAKEHARSQAEKVSVPTAPDGVTELTWAESVPGGRYTTRVLARGTRVRLRDVDGAACANLLLYRADAPWERLNAADTVKVPWNAYLGIGHPLLSDQGRVLATIVADSSSRHDALCGTTSLATNRSKYGDGSLHGASPAGRELFTVAAAKNDLRPRDLPPSISFFHGVRVEADGHLHSTGNAGCGTEVDLLIHLPVVVLLANTAHPLDPSPSFATTALEVLAWQAPGELDDLPNADPEYLRAVLNTEDTWAAAHPKGAR, encoded by the coding sequence ATGAGCACCGCAACCACTCTCGCCGCCAAGGAACATGCTCGGAGCCAGGCAGAGAAAGTCTCCGTCCCGACTGCCCCGGACGGCGTCACCGAACTCACCTGGGCCGAATCGGTGCCCGGCGGTCGCTACACCACCAGAGTTCTCGCTCGCGGTACCCGAGTACGGCTGCGCGACGTAGACGGTGCCGCATGCGCCAACCTGCTGCTGTACCGCGCGGACGCACCATGGGAGCGACTCAATGCCGCGGACACCGTCAAAGTTCCGTGGAACGCATACCTCGGAATCGGGCACCCACTGCTCTCGGATCAGGGGCGAGTGCTCGCCACGATCGTCGCCGACAGTTCGTCCCGGCACGACGCACTCTGCGGTACAACGTCTCTGGCCACCAATCGCAGCAAGTATGGCGACGGATCGTTGCACGGGGCATCACCTGCCGGTCGTGAACTGTTCACGGTGGCAGCTGCCAAGAACGACCTTCGACCACGTGACCTGCCACCATCGATCTCGTTCTTCCACGGTGTACGCGTCGAAGCCGACGGACACCTGCACTCGACCGGCAATGCGGGATGCGGCACCGAAGTGGACCTCCTGATTCACCTGCCGGTAGTCGTGTTGCTGGCCAACACCGCACACCCACTCGATCCGTCGCCGAGTTTCGCCACAACGGCGCTCGAGGTTCTGGCCTGGCAGGCACCGGGTGAACTCGACGACCTGCCCAACGCCGACCCCGAGTATTTGCGGGCCGTTCTCAACACAGAAGACACTTGGGCCGCGGCACACCCGAAAGGTGCACGATGA
- a CDS encoding amino acid permease produces MSSTTLPSPGEKAPSFGTDHLDLAELGYDQQLHRSLGKYASFAAGFSFVSILTTIFQLFGLGFSFGGPAFFFTWPLVFLGQFMVALNFAELAARYPISGAIYQWSRRMGGEIIGWFAGWFMIIAQIVTASAAAIALQVVLPSIWSGFQFVGEDTALTSADGAANAVILGSILLVLTTTINCIGVNWMSRINSIGVTCEIVGVIALVLVFFTHAERGPQVVFDTGAPGADPGYIWAWIVSGLMAAYVMVGFGSAGELAEETHNPRRVAPRTIRLALSASALGGGLMIVGALMAAPSLTDGNLATQGLPYVIDSILSSPWGTVLLIDVAIAVFICTLAIQTAASRLMFSMARDGRLPASTILSKVNSRSGTPIAPSVLIGFACVAILAINVGNSAIFTTLSSVCIVLIYLAYLMVTVPLLMQRLKGWPHGGRQAQPISAEEKLFTLGKFGIPVNIAAVLYGGLMVINLSWPRAEIFNPTGEFPLLQWAAPLTVMAVVLVGIACLPRGRTHPKPVTIGA; encoded by the coding sequence ATGAGCTCGACTACTCTGCCCTCGCCCGGGGAAAAGGCACCGTCGTTCGGCACCGACCACTTGGACCTCGCCGAACTCGGATACGACCAGCAACTGCATCGCAGTCTCGGCAAGTACGCGTCGTTTGCCGCCGGTTTCTCGTTCGTATCGATCCTGACCACAATCTTCCAGCTCTTCGGTCTCGGCTTCAGTTTCGGCGGCCCGGCGTTCTTCTTCACCTGGCCGCTGGTGTTTCTGGGCCAGTTCATGGTGGCTCTGAATTTCGCCGAACTTGCTGCGCGATATCCCATTTCAGGTGCCATCTACCAATGGTCCAGGCGCATGGGCGGTGAAATCATCGGCTGGTTCGCCGGATGGTTCATGATCATCGCGCAGATCGTCACGGCCTCGGCCGCCGCAATTGCACTGCAGGTCGTCCTGCCCAGCATCTGGAGCGGATTCCAGTTCGTCGGGGAAGACACCGCACTGACCTCGGCCGACGGCGCCGCCAACGCCGTTATTCTCGGCTCTATCCTCCTGGTGCTCACCACCACGATCAACTGCATCGGCGTCAATTGGATGTCGCGGATCAACAGCATCGGTGTCACCTGCGAGATCGTCGGCGTCATCGCCCTCGTTCTCGTCTTCTTCACGCACGCCGAACGCGGACCTCAGGTCGTCTTCGACACCGGCGCACCCGGTGCCGATCCCGGATACATCTGGGCCTGGATCGTTTCCGGGCTCATGGCTGCATACGTCATGGTCGGCTTCGGCTCGGCCGGCGAACTTGCCGAAGAGACACACAATCCACGACGCGTGGCACCTCGCACTATCCGGCTCGCACTATCCGCATCCGCTCTCGGCGGAGGACTGATGATCGTCGGCGCATTGATGGCCGCGCCTTCTCTCACCGACGGCAACCTTGCGACGCAGGGACTTCCGTACGTCATCGACTCCATCCTCAGCTCCCCGTGGGGCACGGTACTGCTGATCGATGTGGCTATCGCCGTCTTCATCTGCACCCTCGCGATCCAGACAGCGGCATCGCGGCTGATGTTCTCGATGGCTCGCGACGGCCGCCTACCGGCATCGACCATTCTATCGAAAGTCAACTCCCGCAGCGGAACCCCGATCGCACCGTCGGTCCTGATCGGATTCGCCTGTGTGGCAATCCTCGCCATCAATGTAGGGAACTCGGCGATCTTCACCACCTTGTCGAGCGTCTGCATCGTCCTGATCTACCTGGCCTACTTGATGGTGACCGTGCCACTGCTGATGCAACGCCTCAAGGGATGGCCGCACGGTGGTCGGCAGGCACAGCCCATCTCGGCAGAGGAGAAGCTCTTCACCCTCGGCAAGTTCGGCATCCCGGTGAATATCGCCGCGGTCCTCTACGGCGGGCTGATGGTGATCAATCTTTCCTGGCCGCGCGCCGAGATCTTCAACCCCACCGGCGAATTCCCGCTTCTGCAGTGGGCGGCGCCCCTGACGGTGATGGCGGTAGTGCTGGTCGGAATCGCCTGCCTACCGCGCGGCAGAACACACCCCAAGCCAGTCACGATCGGAGCCTGA
- a CDS encoding TetR/AcrR family transcriptional regulator, whose protein sequence is MSVTGAGRPRLATKKRPGDTAREEILDASAELFTTRGYTNTSTRMIADAVGLRQASLYHHFSNKDDILDSLLSGTVDEPLAVGQGIQGVEESAVVKMYAMAWFDADQLSRSRWNLGALYLLPELRTDRFGSFRESRFTLMNLYATIAGGVVQELESDVSAGTEELPFRLVETIVNGRADTENGRGSAGLHHASLIATAAVRVLGFPGDIDGIHDRAVRVVADVTASSIFEKKAGHGQ, encoded by the coding sequence ATGTCCGTTACCGGTGCCGGGAGGCCGAGGCTTGCCACCAAGAAACGTCCGGGTGACACCGCACGTGAAGAAATACTCGACGCGTCCGCCGAACTCTTCACCACCCGTGGTTACACCAACACCTCGACACGCATGATCGCCGACGCCGTTGGGCTGCGGCAGGCCTCGCTCTATCACCACTTCTCGAACAAGGACGACATCCTCGATTCGCTGCTCAGCGGGACCGTCGACGAGCCACTCGCCGTCGGACAGGGCATTCAGGGTGTCGAGGAGTCGGCGGTAGTGAAGATGTACGCGATGGCCTGGTTCGATGCCGATCAGCTCAGCCGTTCCCGTTGGAACCTCGGTGCGCTCTATCTGTTGCCCGAGCTCCGGACCGATCGGTTCGGCTCGTTCAGGGAAAGCCGCTTCACGCTGATGAATCTGTATGCCACCATCGCTGGTGGGGTTGTGCAAGAGCTCGAGTCCGACGTGTCCGCCGGCACCGAAGAGCTACCGTTTCGACTTGTCGAGACGATAGTGAACGGCCGGGCGGATACAGAAAACGGTCGAGGCTCGGCGGGCCTGCATCATGCTTCGCTCATTGCCACCGCCGCAGTCCGAGTTCTCGGGTTCCCCGGTGACATCGACGGCATCCATGACAGGGCGGTACGCGTGGTGGCCGACGTGACCGCAAGCAGTATTTTCGAGAAGAAGGCAGGGCATGGCCAATAA
- a CDS encoding fused MFS/spermidine synthase, with amino-acid sequence MANKKTRPENQTGPKAGVYDIDTGTCELVRDTLTADGWMVHVNGVPSSHIDMDDPSQLDFEYMRWMAGLVRYQTFSSSKLRTLHLGGGACTLARYFAAEYPDARQVVVELDGKLAELVREWFDLPRAPMLRIRVGEARAVTETLSEDSRDVIVRDVFAGSATPEPLLTLEFTEQVRRVLAPRGIYVVNCGDTRDLTRTRREAATIGQVFPHTVIIADPAMLKGRRYGNVVIAGSDTPIGEDPALARELLGGGVPAQVWLDERVRSFSGDAKVLRDVVQAIGRLEK; translated from the coding sequence ATGGCCAATAAGAAGACACGGCCGGAAAATCAGACAGGGCCGAAGGCCGGGGTCTACGACATCGACACCGGGACTTGCGAACTGGTACGCGACACTCTGACCGCGGACGGCTGGATGGTGCATGTCAACGGTGTGCCGAGTTCGCACATCGATATGGACGACCCGTCGCAGCTGGATTTCGAGTACATGCGTTGGATGGCGGGACTTGTTCGCTACCAAACGTTTTCGAGCTCCAAGCTGCGCACCTTGCATCTCGGTGGTGGCGCCTGCACTCTCGCACGCTATTTCGCTGCGGAGTATCCCGATGCACGACAGGTCGTCGTCGAACTGGACGGCAAGCTGGCAGAGTTGGTACGCGAATGGTTCGACCTCCCGCGCGCACCGATGCTGCGTATCAGAGTCGGTGAGGCCCGTGCGGTGACCGAGACGCTGTCCGAGGACAGTCGAGATGTGATCGTCCGCGACGTTTTTGCCGGAAGTGCCACTCCGGAACCGCTGTTGACTCTGGAATTCACCGAGCAGGTGCGACGCGTACTCGCCCCGCGCGGCATCTATGTCGTCAACTGCGGCGACACCCGTGACCTGACGAGAACCCGTCGCGAGGCTGCCACTATCGGGCAGGTCTTTCCGCACACGGTGATCATCGCGGATCCGGCGATGTTGAAGGGGCGCCGATACGGGAATGTCGTCATCGCCGGTAGCGACACACCGATCGGTGAGGACCCGGCGCTGGCTCGTGAACTGCTCGGCGGAGGAGTGCCCGCACAGGTATGGCTCGATGAGAGGGTGCGGAGTTTCAGCGGCGACGCGAAAGTCCTACGGGACGTCGTACAAGCGATCGGTAGGCTGGAAAAGTAG
- a CDS encoding antibiotic biosynthesis monooxygenase has protein sequence MALIALLDLKFKPEALDDAKVVLARVLAETRAFDGCLGVDVLVDEADPTHWIAYERWDSAEADAKYRDFRAGPGKIVDLAPLLAGAPSLTKYSITDAV, from the coding sequence ATGGCGCTCATCGCCCTGCTCGATCTGAAGTTCAAGCCGGAAGCACTCGACGACGCCAAGGTCGTGCTCGCCCGTGTGCTCGCCGAGACGAGGGCATTCGACGGGTGTCTAGGAGTCGACGTTCTCGTCGACGAAGCAGACCCGACGCACTGGATCGCGTACGAGCGCTGGGATTCCGCCGAAGCGGACGCGAAGTACCGCGATTTCCGTGCCGGTCCCGGCAAGATCGTTGACCTGGCCCCACTCCTCGCCGGCGCGCCGAGTTTGACGAAATACTCGATCACCGACGCAGTCTGA
- a CDS encoding bifunctional diguanylate cyclase/phosphodiesterase, which produces MTGKLAFHDESPDSWASRTRDANPVATNPVDTRAIEPRVLKAADYSFRVRAPNSEHWAKALIGSLTLSFGLSGILLVPSGQLALPAAILISLASVSTVPVALRWFLGPWPRPILIKAFIIWADLGILAVMLLPNSPLLAMSSSAMFAIVALFAIIGTSSRVLGIHLACAFTALLLTAGMSILDGADPWTVSSRAVTVASMFVMPFALRPYIRYLRERADGALRDPLTGLWNRRGLFHAVGYLNTLNASPIHEMRYIGVVVIDIDRFKAINARFGHPSGDAVLTEVASRLLHAASADAVVSRLGGDQFVCVHIGSRNEVDDAETRIRAGLEESFSGPPFTTSIGSAGDSLICGDSTDAPMRRLIALADIEMYREKADPAAAANHLRLDPLGIRDRIDALIDSGGPSIVFQPICDTVTRAVLGYEALSRFPFGHGSPYIWFRDATCAGVGPRLELAAIDTALRTMAGLPADAFVSVNASAETIRTTDMLARLRPHIGKRTIYLEITEHERVDDYRAVARSVEDLRAAGVKISVDDVGAGFAGLRQVVELKPDTLKLDYSLVHGVDLDPTRRAAVASLTAFAREVGATLIMEGVETDGELRVAVELGIDMVQGYLTGRPASVEPA; this is translated from the coding sequence GTGACCGGCAAGCTCGCGTTCCACGACGAGTCCCCTGACTCCTGGGCTTCCCGCACAAGGGACGCCAACCCAGTGGCTACCAACCCAGTGGACACTCGTGCGATCGAACCTCGAGTTCTGAAAGCGGCCGACTACTCCTTCAGGGTTCGCGCACCGAACAGTGAGCACTGGGCGAAGGCCCTCATCGGTTCACTGACGTTGTCATTCGGACTGTCCGGAATCCTGCTGGTTCCGTCCGGACAGTTGGCCCTTCCCGCCGCAATCCTCATATCTCTCGCTTCCGTGAGCACGGTCCCCGTCGCACTCCGTTGGTTTCTCGGGCCCTGGCCTCGTCCGATTCTGATCAAAGCGTTCATCATCTGGGCCGACCTAGGGATCCTGGCAGTGATGCTGCTACCCAATTCGCCGTTGCTCGCGATGTCGAGTTCGGCAATGTTCGCCATCGTCGCCCTATTCGCCATCATCGGGACATCGTCGAGGGTGCTCGGCATCCATCTCGCGTGTGCCTTCACGGCACTGTTGCTCACGGCCGGGATGTCGATACTCGACGGGGCAGACCCTTGGACAGTTTCCTCGCGCGCCGTCACCGTTGCATCGATGTTCGTGATGCCGTTCGCACTTCGTCCTTACATTCGCTATCTCCGCGAACGCGCAGACGGAGCACTCCGGGATCCGCTGACCGGGCTGTGGAACCGTCGTGGATTGTTTCATGCGGTGGGATACCTCAACACCCTCAACGCCTCGCCGATACACGAGATGCGCTACATCGGCGTAGTAGTGATCGACATCGACAGGTTCAAGGCCATCAATGCCCGATTCGGGCACCCCTCGGGCGATGCGGTGTTGACAGAGGTAGCAAGCCGGTTGCTACACGCTGCGTCCGCCGATGCGGTGGTGTCACGGTTGGGCGGCGACCAGTTCGTGTGTGTACACATCGGCAGCCGCAACGAGGTCGACGACGCCGAGACTCGGATCCGCGCGGGACTCGAAGAATCGTTCAGCGGTCCGCCGTTCACCACCAGCATCGGATCGGCCGGCGACAGCCTGATCTGCGGAGACAGCACGGACGCACCCATGCGGCGGTTGATTGCACTGGCCGATATCGAGATGTACCGCGAGAAAGCAGATCCAGCTGCGGCGGCAAACCACCTTCGCTTGGATCCTCTCGGCATACGGGATCGAATAGACGCACTCATCGACTCCGGTGGACCCTCGATCGTGTTCCAGCCGATCTGCGACACCGTCACCCGAGCCGTGCTCGGGTACGAGGCACTTTCCCGCTTCCCGTTCGGTCACGGTTCGCCGTACATCTGGTTTCGCGACGCAACATGTGCCGGTGTCGGTCCACGTCTCGAACTCGCCGCGATCGATACGGCACTACGCACGATGGCAGGCCTTCCCGCCGATGCGTTCGTCTCGGTCAACGCCTCGGCGGAAACTATCAGGACGACCGACATGCTGGCCCGTCTTCGACCGCACATAGGCAAGCGCACAATATATTTGGAGATAACCGAGCATGAACGGGTCGACGACTATCGCGCTGTGGCTCGATCCGTCGAAGACCTCAGGGCCGCAGGCGTCAAAATATCCGTCGACGATGTCGGAGCCGGATTCGCCGGACTCCGCCAAGTCGTGGAACTGAAACCCGACACGCTGAAACTGGACTATTCACTCGTCCACGGCGTGGACCTGGATCCGACCCGCAGGGCGGCCGTGGCGTCGCTCACTGCGTTCGCGCGGGAAGTCGGCGCGACCCTGATCATGGAAGGTGTCGAGACCGACGGCGAACTGCGCGTCGCCGTCGAACTCGGCATCGACATGGTGCAGGGCTATCTCACCGGCCGACCGGCATCGGTCGAACCAGCCTGA